The region ATTGCTGTTATTTCTTTATAAAGGCTGTTGATAAagaattaatgtaaaaaatattatatattcaaaCTATCatccatatgtatatatgtatgtatttataagtttttcaacaggatatttaaacaaatagaattaattttgtaaggtatataaataaacataatttttacaaaaatatttagcAATTTCCCCATACTAGATGGGTATGATtaagacttatatatatatatatatatatatagagagagagagagagagagagaaaaaatcaTCTCGGGATGTTCATAGGAACATTCCCATATATTAAAAAGGTATGTACAataaattccaaataaaaattgttaagACAGTTCAATATCAACGTCGGTAGATATATAATTTACAAACATACTCAGAAGACGCTATTATCCACTCGTACCAAATGGGATTTGATTAAAACTTACatatagagaaagagaagatTATTTAGGAACGTTCATAAAAACATccccaaatattaaaaaaatgtatgtatAATAAATTCCAAATGAAAATTGTTGAGGCTGTTCAATATCAACATTGGTAGGAGTATATGATCTACAAAAGTACTTCTTTGAACGCAacctcatgtatatatatatatatatatatatatagtatattataTGCTAAACAATATTAGACCAAGatatgataattttaaataaatttaataatttcatgaattgattgatatataaatttagaaaataattactaaatatggttattattatcattattaaatatatattaatatatatttagccGGAAAACACGCAACGAAATGGCCATGAGTTATGGTTTTGTTGGGCAGTTGATCACAAGATGAACGGTGGAGATGAGATCTTTGGCGTGGGCCCCAACAAACGGTCCATATATGTGAATCCGGTACACACTCATTACTCAAGGGCAAATCCGTCATTTAAGCAATGCGAATCATGGTCGGGATTTAAACATAGAGCTTTTTAAAAACCCTCCTTCACTCTTCCCCATGAAAGAAGCAAAGCAAGACCGCAACTCGGAGATCGAATTTGGGTTTTTTAGGGTTTCGATAAACCCTAGATTTCATCTCTACGTTCCAATTTCTCAGTGTTTTCTCTTTCTGGAAGTGATCGGTTGTGATCTCGGCCAGGAGCGATGGGGAGGGTGATGGCGAACCTCAAGGCTTTGATGGAGGAGTTCAAGGTTCGGACTGTGTACTGGGCCATCTGCATCTTCGTCATCTCTTACTTCTTGTCTCGTGAGTTTCTCTGCCTTTAAATTTTTCTGCTGTTCTTGGTTTTTGCTAATAatcttgtgttgtttttttccGTATGCTAATTAGTAGAGCTGATTGCAGTTGCTGATTTTTCATGGCATCGTTCAATGAGATTGATTTCCTAATTGCTAACCCTAGTTAGGCATTGGCAATGAGAATTTTAGATTGGGAAACGCTCTGTATGTTTAGCAAAAAAAGATTAtcttttgaagagaaaaaaaaattcttgttttGTGGGATCTGCTTAATGTGAACTGTAATAAGAttgcttcttgttttctttgcaTTACTTAATGTGTATTATGTGGTATTAATTTGTTCTGAAACACTTGGCCTTGGGATATTTTTGTGGCTTGTAGACACGAGTAAATCAATGTGGACAAACATCCCCATGTCAGTTCTCATTCTATCGGCCATACGGTATCTATCATATGAGGTAGAGCTTCGCTGGAAGGTGCGGCCTGTTCGTAGACAGACATACATATCTCACTTGGAAAAGAAGCAATTATCTGTAGATGAATCTTGTCTTTCCTCTGCTCCATCTATACCAAAGTGGAGGAGGAAGATAAGTTCGCCTCCTGTGGAGGCTGCTGTTCATGAATTGGTCAGCAAGATTTTGCAGGACTTTGTTGTAGACCTTTGGTATTCGTCTATCACACCTGATAAAGAGGTCCCTGAACTTATACATGCTACAATTCTTGATGCTCTTGGTGAGATATCAGAAAGGATTAAAGGAATCAATCTTGTTGACTTGTTAACAAGGTTACTGTCTGtcattttaagttattattgaGATATGCAAATATTGCTTTTGTCCAAGATGAATTGGTTTTAAGTGCTAAATCTGTTTGAATGCTTCAGGGATATGGTTGATGCAATTGGAAAGCATCTTGACACTTACAGGAGAATTCAAACAGAAATAGGTGTTGATGATATGGGAACCTTGTCTTCTGAAGAGAGGgatgcaagattgaaacttgGCCTATTAGCTTCCAAGGAACTTCACCCTGCTTTGGTATCTCCAGAGTGCGAGCATAAGGTTTgataaatgtttttcttttctatacATTTCTAGACAGTTCTCTATAACACCATCATTTCTCTTAACTTGGATTTATAGGTTCTTCAATGTATTATCGGGGGAGTTCTTGCTGTTGTTCTTAAACCAGAGGAGGCTCAATGTCCATTGGTTCGTTGTTTCAGCCGTGAACTTTTGACCTGCTTGTTAATTGAACCTGTTATGAATTTTGCCAGCCCCGAGTAAGCTTTTTGATTCATTGAATAAATTTTCTATGATAAATTGTGGTTGTGTTCCTTTCATGTGTCCATGATATTTTTGTGCTACAAACCCAATATATAGTTGTGGTTAATGTACAAGTGTTTGGAAGGGCTTGAATGGATCGAGATGCTTTGTGTTTCAGTTTTGCTTATAAAGCAAACAATTAGTGTGGGGTAGTGCCTTCACTCCCATCATGATATGATATGTCACAACAAGTGCTGCATTTTTGCTGTGAAATAATGGCCCCTTTAATAACTAAAAGATGCCTATTTAAGTTCTGATGGAAATTATATATCGCTGATTCTATGCTACCACAAGGGATATGCCCCTTCatgtttttaaactaaactTTGTGTTTTGGCCTTATAAGGAATAATAGAAGTTGTTTGACAATaaaagaaaccattgtttctgTCAAAGTTGAAAACCCTTGGTttgtcttttcttcttcatatgGAGATATGTAATTAATCATTTTCGGCTgttatttatcatcatcatcattattattattgtatgttCAAAATATATACCCAGCACCTATGCATAGATACTTTTAGGGTCAAGGCTGAAAAGATTTCTTTGGTCAGGTTTGTGAATGAGTTAATTGAGTGCATATTCCTAAATACAAAAGCCAACAGGGAAGGACAAGCAGGGCCTGATGGCTCTGGTAATGCGACTGTTGTTGTTGATGGTTCTTCTGATTCAGTGGGAAATCCTCATGCTGGGCCTGAGTCAAAAATACTCCTTTCTAATCAACCACCTGAAAAATTAGCCGAAGCAGATGATATAATTTCAATCAAGACTTTTGAGCATGGTAATCCAAATGAGCCACAGGAAGATTCTGGATGCTTCTTGCATTCTCAGATGGCTGAACAAGCTGCAATCGTACAAGATAAGTATATGGTCCATATGATGCAGGGTTCAGATGATTTTTCTCGATCAGTGCTGGACACAGACAACTCTTCACATATTTCTGTAGATCTGGTTGGTGAAACGTCTGCAGGAGTTAATCTTTGTGATGAATATGAAGGAAATGCCATGAAAGTCAAAAGCAACAAAGGCCTACTTAAACAATCTATTTCCAAATCTGACAGTGAGACAATTATCATGAGTGGTGAAGCCATTGTCATGAAAGAGCTCTACTACCCAAAGTTTGGTAGGCATAAAACTGAGCCTACTGGTGCATTGCTCACCCTTGGTGAAGGAGTCTTATGTGCGCCAAAACTCAAGTGTCAGGTGAGATTTTTCATGTGGCTTTTACTTTCCAATGTCCAGTTATgggaaaataatatatttgattccatttgaaaagttttatagttattattttttgtagcTGTTATTGCTTAGGAATTATGATGATTATATTGCATTTAGCAAATTCATCTCTTTATCGTAGTTAATGACCTTTTGTGGTTTGCTTCACTCATGCTTTGATAAGTAATGTTTTTCTGATATGCTTTTAGCTTACAAGTTGTCTCTTACTCTTTGATTCTAATTCTTGCTACATATTTCATGTCAGATTAACCTTCGTGTTTGACAATATGAAAAACTTTGTccatatatgtttatttaattgtagCTTAGCTCTACATCAGATACATGTACTTTTAGATAATATGCTGTACTTGCACAACTAATAGTCTTTTCATATGCTAAATTTTTGAAAGTTTGAACAACCAATACTGCCGTTGACCGATCTCTGAAATTTGTTTACATGATTATGCAAAGGATATATTAAGAGGAGGCTCTTGGTGCACATGTCCTTTCTTGctttatataattgattttcttCAGTTGAAATAATTGCTTATGTTCGTACATATGTTTTGTGGCATCTTTGATGAAAGGTATGCTTGTTTCTTGGTATTTAGATTTTCATGCTTCACAGAGTATTTCGTATGGAGTTAATATGACAGAATAAAGTGAACTTAccatttgctttctttttattcatCTAAGTTACTTGCCACTTGGTGTCTTCATGAAATATTTCTGCAGGTTGTTGGAGTGTCTTTTAAGCAAATTAGATCAAAACCTTTTGCAGTATATTCAATTTCTGTGACCGATCCAAATTACAAGACCTGGCTTGTGGAAAGAAGGCATGCACATTTTATATACTCTTTTCATTTTACCTGTACATTTATATGGTCTTGTCATGTACTTTTTCACCTCAGATGTTCCTTTTGCCATTATGGTTTCACTCATTATTCCATCTAGCGTTTTGcctctcattatatatatagaattagtCTAATGCAAGATTCTAGTTAAATGCCATCTCACACACATGCGTTTCTCCATTAAGACCCATCCTATAATTGTGAGCAAGTACTTTTTTTCTGGCAAAACTGACAGGATGTCATCATACTACCAGTAATTGCATATGCAAGTCTAGCATCATCACTCATTGTTATAATGCTAAGTCCAATAAGTGTGTTAGCCAGGTTGAAGGTGTATACGAATTTATCATGGTAATGCCCTTGCTTTATGACAACTGAATAATTACATCTTAGTTTTATCTTTAAAGTTTGCCTTAACTACAGTCTAGACCTTTGTAGTTCTATCATTTTAACTCACTGCTGTGATCCTTCAACTTGGATGAGCATTTTATCTGATTGAATGTGTGCATCAGGCTGTTTGCGCGAAAGAAAAAAACCTAGCCTGTAAACTATGCTTTACTTCTTTACGTGATGGATGTGAAAGCTCTATCTGTGAACTCGAGCAATTGTATGGATAACGCCATAATTTCTTTCTCTTCACCCatgctttcttctttttctgcttGTAACTTCCCTATTTGAATAAGTTAGGGTCAGAAGCAGGTGACCCATGAATCTTTAGATTCCACTCGTGTCTTTGTGCCCTATGTGTTATTGCTGGATGAAGTAGCTAGCTTAATTCTAGTGAGAGATTATTTAAATTCCTATATCACTGTTAGCTGGCATGGAGTTcaactttattattttcttgtcaCTAATTTAACATTCGTTTTCACAGATATCAAAATTTTGAACGGCTACATAGGCATCTCAAGCATTTACCTAACTATTCACTACATTTGCCTCCAAAGGGTTTTCTTTCATCCTACATGGACAACCACTTCATACACCAGCGGGATGTTCTTCTTAACAAGTACTTGCAAGTACGCTCTGCTGTTTCAGTATGGATTTATTGATTGGTATTATATACCACCAGATtctgattatttatatttacttttgtttactaGGACCTTCTTTCAATTGCTAATGTTGCCGAGCAACATGAGGTGTTGGATTTCCTTAGTGTTTCTTCAAAGGTATTCATCTTCTTCAGACATTACATATGACAAATGTTAATTTTGATGGGAAATGCACCTACAGTAtgacttatgttttctttttctttgaagaaTTATTCTTATGGAAAAGCCACCTCAGTGATGAAAACCTTCGCAGGTAAAATGGTGTCTAAATTTCCTTGTATTCTggtttatataagaaaaattcatGGCATCTGTTGTTACAATTGGTGCTTAAGTGATTTTACCGTTTATATGATTGCTGCATTTCATTTGTTAAACAGTCAATGTTGATGAAGCAATGGAAGATATTGTTCGCCAAATTAAAGGTGTTTCTGATGATCTCCGACGTATAGTTGTTGGTTCATCTTCATCCAACACCACTTCCTTAGCAGAGAAGAGCTTGATGCTACCTTGGAAGGAGGAAATAAAGAGGCACCACCCCAGAGATAGCTATGTTGAAGCTGCGGATAGTCAGTCAGCTTATTGGCCCTCAGAAAAAGATCATCATTCAGCTACCAACACATGCCACTTGGACAATGAATTGAAGCATGAAATTTTCTCCCCTCGAGTGAGTGACCACATGAAAGAATCAATGATGTTGGACTTGGGAAAAAATCAACTGGCTGATAAATTTCCCAATAGTACTTTGGACAAGTTTTTAGCGAATGAGTCTTCTAATGTTACTCATCTTTTGCAAGATCTTGATGGAATCCCTCCTGAGGTATAAATCCAATATCTTCCCTTGTTCATGTGTCACTTAGGAATAAAGCCATTTTGCTTGTCAAAGCATTATTTATCCTTCTCCCGGTTGttattttcaattcaaaatagATGTTATTTAACCTTTAGGGCTTTATCTGTTTTTACAGTGGAACCTGCAAAACACAAGTCTTCCACTGCTGAATCTGGTGGATAAAATATTTCTACTTGATAAACAAGGTTGGCTGAGGTTTGTGAAAACATTGTTTTAGTCTCTTGTGCTTTCTACTGAATCATTGACTTCAAAAATTATATCAAGGTGTTTGTTAGTGTATTTTGTGGCTTTCTCACAACTtggtgcaatttttttttttcttcagaatgCCAAACTGCTAGTTCTTCTTGAGGCAATTgcattaaaacaaatttttaaagatcCTGCGACAAATAATTGCCATAACGTGATGTGTCAAATGATGTTTTTATGATGTTGGaatgcttttgttttcttttcccctTTGCCAGAAGACAGGTGTTTTGGATTTCAAAGCAACTTGTACAGTTGATGATGGATGATGCAATTGATGACTGGATGTTGAGGCAGATCAGTTTGCTTAGGAATGAAGAAGTCATTGCTCAAATGATTCATTGGGTTCAAAACGTAACGAAAATGCTTACTTTACAGCCATACCAACTTCCTTTACTGCTGTGTATATCTCCATTCAATGTCCAATCCACCCTCTTCTTGTTGTATTGCATACTAGTAACTGCTGCATGCACCATTAAATtgtgtttaaactttgaatgcCCTGATTACTCATCCTAGAAAACTATCTTGATCAACATACTTGTTTGATCATTCTAGAGAAAACTAATTTTGCATGTCATGAATGCACTTAGTCATAAACATAGAAAGTGTAAATGATCTGTTTCAATGTCTGAACTTTGTTTCTTTCAATCAGAATCTCTGGCCAAACGGGACTTTCTTTACAACATCTGAGAGAGATACATGCTCCGAATCAAGCACTTCTGATACCCACCTTGAGGCAGTACGTAGAGCAAGTCTagtgaaaaaaattatcctTGGTGAGAAACATTCTTCACAACCATCAACATTGGTTGTAACTCCTATCTCACTTCTGTCTGGAAATTACTAGTTTCTTGACAATCATGTTATATCACATGTAATTATTTACAAGTTTCGGTAGTTTCTGATTTAATGTAAAACTTTGTTACAGATTCTGTACCGGCTCCTTTGGTTACCTTGATTGGTTACAAACAATACCGTCAATGTGCTGAAGATATCTACTATTTTCTTCAGGTAATCCCACTGCTGAACATCCTCCATGACCGATAAATTATCACTAGCTCTAGGCCCTAATGAATCTTCCTAAACTTTATCTGCAGTCTTctat is a window of Dioscorea cayenensis subsp. rotundata cultivar TDr96_F1 chromosome 5, TDr96_F1_v2_PseudoChromosome.rev07_lg8_w22 25.fasta, whole genome shotgun sequence DNA encoding:
- the LOC120262459 gene encoding uncharacterized protein LOC120262459: MGRVMANLKALMEEFKVRTVYWAICIFVISYFLSHTSKSMWTNIPMSVLILSAIRYLSYEVELRWKVRPVRRQTYISHLEKKQLSVDESCLSSAPSIPKWRRKISSPPVEAAVHELVSKILQDFVVDLWYSSITPDKEVPELIHATILDALGEISERIKGINLVDLLTRDMVDAIGKHLDTYRRIQTEIGVDDMGTLSSEERDARLKLGLLASKELHPALVSPECEHKVLQCIIGGVLAVVLKPEEAQCPLVRCFSRELLTCLLIEPVMNFASPEFVNELIECIFLNTKANREGQAGPDGSGNATVVVDGSSDSVGNPHAGPESKILLSNQPPEKLAEADDIISIKTFEHGNPNEPQEDSGCFLHSQMAEQAAIVQDKYMVHMMQGSDDFSRSVLDTDNSSHISVDLVGETSAGVNLCDEYEGNAMKVKSNKGLLKQSISKSDSETIIMSGEAIVMKELYYPKFGRHKTEPTGALLTLGEGVLCAPKLKCQVVGVSFKQIRSKPFAVYSISVTDPNYKTWLVERRYQNFERLHRHLKHLPNYSLHLPPKGFLSSYMDNHFIHQRDVLLNKYLQDLLSIANVAEQHEVLDFLSVSSKNYSYGKATSVMKTFAVNVDEAMEDIVRQIKGVSDDLRRIVVGSSSSNTTSLAEKSLMLPWKEEIKRHHPRDSYVEAADSQSAYWPSEKDHHSATNTCHLDNELKHEIFSPRVSDHMKESMMLDLGKNQLADKFPNSTLDKFLANESSNVTHLLQDLDGIPPEWNLQNTSLPLLNLVDKIFLLDKQGWLRRQVFWISKQLVQLMMDDAIDDWMLRQISLLRNEEVIAQMIHWVQNNLWPNGTFFTTSERDTCSESSTSDTHLEAVRRASLVKKIILDSVPAPLVTLIGYKQYRQCAEDIYYFLQSSILLKQLAYSMLEAVILTLFPELTEIVEDIHNKTYAS